The following are from one region of the Vibrio hyugaensis genome:
- the suhB gene encoding inositol-1-monophosphatase, which yields MHPMLNIAIRAARKAGNHIAKSLENTDKVESTLKGTNDFVTNVDKEAEAIIIDTIKHSYPEHCIVAEEAGLIEGKDKDVQWIIDPLDGTNNFVKGYPTFAVSIAVRFKGKTEVACVYDPMQNELFTAQRGAGAQLNNARIRVAQLKDLQGTVLATGFPFKQKQHAESYIKIVGSLFTECADFRRSGSAALDLCYVAAGRVDGYFELGLKPWDMAAGELIAREAGAILTDFAGGTEYMKSGNIVASSARGVKSMLKHIRENGNSAILK from the coding sequence ATGCATCCAATGCTAAACATTGCTATTCGCGCTGCGCGAAAAGCAGGCAATCATATTGCTAAATCATTAGAAAACACAGATAAAGTTGAGTCTACGCTAAAAGGCACTAATGACTTTGTTACTAACGTAGACAAAGAAGCAGAAGCTATCATCATTGATACTATCAAGCACTCTTACCCAGAGCACTGTATCGTTGCTGAAGAAGCTGGTCTTATCGAAGGTAAAGATAAAGACGTACAATGGATCATCGACCCACTGGATGGCACCAATAACTTTGTAAAAGGTTACCCAACTTTCGCAGTATCTATCGCGGTTCGCTTCAAAGGTAAAACTGAAGTGGCTTGTGTATACGATCCAATGCAAAACGAGCTATTCACTGCACAACGTGGTGCTGGCGCTCAACTAAACAACGCTCGTATTCGTGTAGCTCAACTGAAAGACCTTCAAGGTACTGTTCTAGCAACTGGCTTCCCATTCAAACAGAAGCAACACGCTGAGTCTTACATCAAAATCGTAGGTTCTCTATTCACTGAATGTGCTGACTTCCGTCGTAGCGGCTCTGCTGCTCTTGACCTATGTTACGTGGCTGCAGGCCGTGTTGATGGTTACTTCGAACTAGGTCTAAAACCTTGGGATATGGCAGCAGGTGAGCTTATCGCTCGTGAAGCTGGTGCAATCCTAACTGACTTTGCTGGCGGCACTGAGTACATGAAGTCTGGCAACATCGTTGCTTCTAGCGCTCGTGGCGTTAAATCAATGCTTAAACACATCCGTGAAAACGGCAACAGCGCGATCCTTAAGTAA
- the ndk gene encoding nucleoside-diphosphate kinase, translating to MALERTFSIVKPDAVERNLIGEIYHRIEKAGLRIVAAKMVHLTEEQASGFYAEHEGKPFFPALKEFMTSGPIMVQVLEGEDAIARYRELMGKTNPEEAACGTIRADYALSMRYNSVHGSDSPASAAREIEFFFPESEICPR from the coding sequence ATGGCTCTAGAAAGAACGTTTTCAATTGTTAAGCCCGACGCTGTAGAACGCAATCTGATTGGTGAGATCTACCACCGCATTGAAAAAGCTGGTCTACGCATCGTTGCTGCAAAAATGGTTCATCTGACAGAAGAACAGGCGAGCGGTTTTTACGCAGAACATGAAGGCAAACCTTTTTTCCCTGCACTGAAAGAGTTCATGACATCTGGCCCTATCATGGTTCAGGTTTTGGAAGGTGAAGATGCAATCGCTCGTTACCGTGAGCTAATGGGGAAAACAAATCCAGAAGAAGCGGCATGTGGCACTATCCGTGCAGACTACGCACTTAGTATGCGTTACAACTCTGTTCATGGCTCAGACAGTCCTGCATCTGCAGCTCGTGAGATTGAATTCTTCTTCCCTGAGTCAGAGATTTGCCCGCGTTAA
- the iscA gene encoding iron-sulfur cluster assembly protein IscA, with protein MAITMTETAASRVKAFLDNRGKGVGLRLGVKTTGCSGMAYVLEFVDDLNEEDEVFDLSGVKIIIDQKSLVYLDGTELDYVKEGLNEGFEFNNPNAKSECGCGESFNV; from the coding sequence ATGGCCATCACAATGACAGAAACAGCGGCAAGTCGCGTAAAAGCATTTCTAGACAACCGAGGCAAGGGTGTCGGTTTGCGTCTTGGAGTGAAGACGACAGGCTGTTCCGGCATGGCTTACGTACTTGAGTTTGTCGATGATCTTAACGAAGAAGATGAAGTATTTGACCTTTCAGGTGTGAAAATCATTATCGATCAGAAGAGCTTGGTGTACTTAGACGGTACCGAGTTAGATTACGTGAAGGAAGGGTTGAATGAAGGCTTTGAATTCAACAACCCGAATGCAAAAAGTGAATGTGGTTGTGGTGAAAGCTTCAACGTCTAA
- the iscR gene encoding Fe-S cluster assembly transcriptional regulator IscR, whose translation MKLTSKGRYAVTAMLDVALHSQQNPVPLADISERQGISLSYLEQLFSKLRKAGLVASVRGPGGGYRLGTDAHSIAIGTVIAAVDESVDATKCQGKGDCQGGTRCLTHTLWRDLSSRISDFLNNITLGELMTDNEVLEISDRQDIDLVVTHGLSNKNTTTAPIGVNVRS comes from the coding sequence ATGAAACTTACATCTAAAGGAAGATATGCGGTGACGGCCATGCTGGATGTGGCACTGCACTCGCAACAAAACCCAGTACCTCTAGCAGATATCTCAGAGCGTCAGGGTATCTCGCTCTCATACTTAGAGCAGCTTTTTTCAAAATTGCGCAAAGCCGGTCTTGTTGCCAGCGTTCGTGGTCCTGGCGGTGGTTACCGACTTGGTACTGACGCTCACAGCATTGCTATTGGCACTGTTATCGCAGCGGTTGATGAGTCAGTTGACGCAACCAAATGCCAAGGCAAAGGCGACTGCCAAGGTGGCACTCGCTGCTTAACCCACACTTTGTGGCGTGACCTAAGCTCTCGTATTAGTGACTTCTTAAATAACATTACGCTCGGTGAGCTAATGACAGATAATGAAGTCTTAGAAATTTCTGATCGTCAGGACATTGATCTTGTGGTCACTCATGGGTTATCAAACAAAAATACAACCACCGCGCCCATCGGTGTAAACGTCCGCTCTTAG
- the fdx gene encoding ISC system 2Fe-2S type ferredoxin: MPKIIVLPHEDLCPEGAVLEANTGDTVLDVALKNGIGIEHACEKSCACTTCHVIIREGFDSLEESEELEDDMLDKAWGLEPESRLGCQAKVADEDLVVEIPKYTLNHASEDH; encoded by the coding sequence ATGCCTAAGATTATTGTATTACCGCACGAAGATTTGTGCCCAGAAGGTGCAGTGTTGGAAGCAAACACTGGTGACACCGTTCTAGACGTAGCACTGAAAAACGGTATCGGTATTGAACACGCATGTGAAAAGTCATGTGCTTGTACAACTTGCCACGTGATCATTCGTGAAGGTTTTGATTCACTGGAAGAGAGTGAAGAACTAGAAGACGATATGCTAGATAAAGCATGGGGTCTGGAACCAGAATCTCGCTTAGGTTGCCAAGCGAAGGTCGCTGATGAAGATTTGGTTGTTGAGATTCCGAAATACACGTTGAACCACGCGTCAGAAGATCACTAA
- the trmJ gene encoding tRNA (cytosine(32)/uridine(32)-2'-O)-methyltransferase TrmJ, which produces MLDQVKVVLVGTSHSGNIGSAARAMKVMGLSQLVLVDPQCEVDDQTLALAAGAGDIAQNAKVVKTLEDAIEDCGLVVGSSARSRTLEWPMLEPRECGEKFAVEGQKHPVALVFGRERTGLTNEELQKCHYHVCIPANPEYSSLNLAMAVQTLSYEVRVAHLNLEQSQYTPSEPEEYPRHKELEMFFEHLEKVMVETQFISKEQPGQVMNKLRRLYSRARPEAQELNILRGVLTAIEKKL; this is translated from the coding sequence ATGTTGGATCAAGTAAAAGTCGTACTCGTCGGAACTTCTCATTCAGGCAACATTGGCTCGGCAGCTCGAGCAATGAAAGTCATGGGTTTAAGCCAGCTTGTATTGGTTGATCCGCAATGTGAGGTCGACGACCAAACCCTAGCACTAGCGGCAGGGGCAGGTGATATTGCACAAAATGCCAAGGTAGTAAAAACACTAGAAGACGCCATTGAAGATTGTGGTCTAGTGGTGGGTTCTAGTGCACGTTCACGCACTTTAGAATGGCCAATGCTTGAACCACGTGAATGTGGTGAAAAGTTTGCCGTTGAAGGTCAAAAGCACCCTGTTGCATTGGTATTTGGCCGAGAAAGAACAGGCCTCACTAATGAAGAATTGCAGAAGTGTCACTACCATGTTTGCATTCCAGCTAACCCTGAATACAGCTCGCTCAACTTAGCGATGGCCGTACAGACGCTGAGCTATGAAGTGCGTGTTGCACACCTCAACCTAGAACAAAGCCAGTACACGCCAAGTGAGCCTGAAGAGTACCCTCGCCATAAAGAATTAGAAATGTTCTTCGAACACCTTGAAAAAGTAATGGTGGAGACCCAATTTATTAGCAAAGAACAGCCTGGTCAGGTGATGAACAAGCTTCGTCGTTTGTATTCACGAGCTCGACCAGAGGCTCAAGAGCTTAATATTTTGCGTGGTGTTTTGACGGCGATTGAAAAGAAACTCTGA
- the iscX gene encoding Fe-S cluster assembly protein IscX, which translates to MKWTDSRDIAIELCDKFPDTDPKTVRFTDLHQWITELEEFDDEPNRSNEKILEAVILCWMDEAD; encoded by the coding sequence ATGAAATGGACAGATTCTCGCGACATCGCGATTGAGCTTTGTGACAAGTTTCCTGATACGGATCCTAAAACGGTACGTTTTACGGATTTACATCAATGGATCACTGAATTGGAAGAGTTTGACGATGAACCAAACCGTTCTAATGAAAAGATCCTAGAAGCCGTTATCTTGTGCTGGATGGATGAAGCTGACTAA
- a CDS encoding IscS subfamily cysteine desulfurase, translated as MKLPIYLDYSATCPVDPRVAEKMVQYMTMDGTFGNPASRSHRYGWQAEEAVDTAREQIADLLNADPREIVFTSGATESDNLAIKGAAHFYSKKGKHVITCKTEHKAVLDPCRQLEREGFEVTYLEPEANGLVDLDKLQAAMREDTVLVSIMHVNNEIGVIQDITAIGELCRERKIVFHVDAAQSAGKLPIDVQEMKVDLISLSAHKAYGPKGIGALYVRRKPRIRLEAQMHGGGHERGFRSGTLPTHQIVGMGEAFRVAKEDMQKDYDHALALRNRLLDGVKDLEAVTVNGDLEQRVPHNLNVSFAFVEGESLLMSLKDLAVSSGSACTSASLEPSYVLRALGLDDELAHSSVRFSFGRFTTEAEIDYAIEQIRVAVTKLRDMSPLWDMYKEGVDLSTVEWAHH; from the coding sequence ATGAAACTGCCGATTTATCTTGATTATTCCGCTACATGTCCAGTCGATCCTCGTGTTGCTGAAAAAATGGTTCAGTACATGACAATGGATGGCACATTTGGCAACCCAGCTTCGCGTTCGCACCGTTATGGCTGGCAGGCAGAAGAAGCTGTAGATACTGCTCGTGAGCAAATTGCTGACCTTCTAAATGCAGATCCTCGCGAAATCGTATTTACATCAGGTGCGACTGAGTCAGACAACCTTGCAATCAAAGGTGCGGCTCACTTTTACTCTAAGAAGGGTAAACACGTAATCACTTGTAAAACAGAGCACAAAGCCGTTCTTGACCCATGTCGTCAACTAGAACGTGAAGGCTTTGAAGTGACTTACCTAGAGCCAGAAGCAAACGGCCTAGTTGATCTAGACAAGCTGCAAGCGGCAATGCGTGAGGACACAGTATTAGTGTCTATCATGCACGTAAACAACGAAATCGGCGTTATTCAAGACATCACTGCTATCGGTGAACTGTGTCGCGAGCGTAAGATCGTATTCCACGTCGATGCTGCTCAATCTGCTGGCAAACTGCCAATCGACGTACAAGAAATGAAGGTTGACCTGATTTCACTTTCTGCGCACAAAGCTTACGGTCCTAAAGGTATCGGCGCACTTTACGTACGTCGCAAACCTCGTATCCGTCTTGAGGCGCAAATGCACGGTGGCGGTCATGAGCGTGGTTTCCGCTCGGGTACACTTCCAACTCACCAGATCGTAGGTATGGGTGAAGCGTTCCGCGTAGCAAAAGAAGACATGCAAAAAGATTACGATCACGCATTAGCACTTCGTAACCGTCTTCTAGATGGCGTTAAAGATCTAGAAGCAGTAACGGTGAATGGTGATCTAGAACAGCGTGTTCCACACAACCTAAACGTGAGCTTTGCATTCGTAGAAGGCGAATCTCTACTGATGTCACTAAAAGACCTAGCAGTCTCTTCTGGTAGTGCTTGTACATCAGCGAGCCTAGAGCCATCTTACGTTCTTCGTGCTCTTGGTTTAGACGATGAATTGGCGCACAGCTCAGTACGTTTCTCATTCGGTCGTTTCACAACTGAAGCAGAAATTGATTACGCAATTGAACAAATCCGCGTTGCAGTGACTAAGCTACGCGACATGTCTCCTCTATGGGATATGTACAAGGAAGGGGTTGATCTGAGCACTGTTGAATGGGCTCACCATTAA
- the hscB gene encoding co-chaperone HscB, which yields MNHFELFGLPSQFKLDGSLLSSQFRELQKRFHPDNFATASERDRLMAVQKAAQINDAYQILKQPISRAEYLLAENGIEIRGEQQTMQDPMFLMEQMELREELEEIADSSDPESALFDFDSKVSKMYKQHLASVEKELDNSLWPEAADRVRKLKFIAKLKNEIELVEDKLLG from the coding sequence ATGAATCACTTTGAATTATTTGGGCTACCAAGTCAGTTTAAGCTGGATGGTAGCCTTCTTTCTTCTCAGTTCCGAGAACTACAAAAACGCTTCCACCCAGATAACTTTGCTACTGCTTCTGAGCGTGATCGCTTGATGGCGGTACAAAAAGCAGCGCAAATTAACGATGCTTATCAAATTCTAAAGCAGCCTATTTCACGTGCGGAATATCTCTTGGCTGAAAATGGCATTGAAATCCGTGGTGAACAACAAACTATGCAAGACCCAATGTTCTTGATGGAACAAATGGAATTGCGTGAAGAATTGGAAGAAATTGCTGACAGCTCTGATCCGGAATCAGCGCTTTTTGACTTCGACTCTAAGGTCAGCAAAATGTACAAACAGCATTTGGCGAGTGTAGAAAAAGAACTTGATAATAGTCTTTGGCCAGAAGCCGCAGACCGAGTTCGAAAACTCAAATTTATTGCCAAACTAAAGAACGAAATTGAACTGGTTGAAGACAAACTCCTCGGCTAG
- the iscU gene encoding Fe-S cluster assembly scaffold IscU, protein MAYSEKVIDHYENPRNVGSFDKEDPSVGSGMVGAPACGDVMKLQIKVTPEGIIEDAKFKTYGCGSAIASSSLVTEWVKGKSIDEAASIKNSEIAEELELPPVKVHCSILAEDAIKAAVADYKKKHQE, encoded by the coding sequence ATGGCATACAGCGAAAAAGTAATTGATCACTATGAGAACCCACGTAACGTTGGTTCTTTCGATAAAGAAGACCCATCAGTAGGCAGCGGCATGGTTGGCGCACCAGCTTGTGGTGACGTAATGAAACTTCAAATCAAAGTGACGCCAGAAGGCATCATTGAAGACGCGAAGTTTAAAACATACGGTTGTGGTAGTGCGATTGCTTCAAGCTCACTAGTAACTGAGTGGGTAAAAGGCAAGTCTATCGACGAAGCAGCATCTATCAAAAACTCAGAGATTGCCGAAGAGCTAGAACTTCCACCAGTGAAAGTACACTGCTCAATCCTAGCGGAAGACGCAATCAAAGCAGCAGTTGCTGACTACAAGAAAAAACACCAGGAATAA
- the pepB gene encoding aminopeptidase PepB: protein MSTQMSVFLSQEPAAPHWGDKALLSFAENGATIHLGEGHDLGAVQRAARQLDGQGIRSILLAGDNWDVESVWAFHQGYRNPKKHGTLEWIALSEKDQAELHARITATDFTRDIINKTAEEVAPRQLATMAAEFIKSVAPQGTVTARIVKDKDLLSEGWEGIYAVGRGSERTSAMLQLDYNPTGDENAPVFACLVGKGITFDSGGYSLKPSNFMTAMKADMGGSGTITGGLGLAILRGLNKRVKLILCCAENMVSGRALKLGDIITYKNGKTVEIMNTDAEGRLVLADGLIYASEQTPELIIDCATLTGAAKNALGNDYHALMSFDDELSHQALTAANQEKEGLWPLPLADFHRGMLPSNFADLSNISSGDYSPGASTAAAFLSYFVEDYKKGWLHFDCAGTYRKSASDKWSAGATGMGVRTLARFLNEQATK from the coding sequence ATGTCTACACAGATGTCTGTATTTCTAAGCCAAGAACCAGCGGCACCACATTGGGGCGACAAAGCATTGCTTTCTTTCGCTGAAAATGGCGCAACGATTCACCTAGGTGAAGGGCATGATCTTGGCGCAGTCCAACGTGCAGCTCGTCAACTAGATGGCCAAGGAATTCGTTCAATTCTACTTGCTGGTGATAACTGGGATGTTGAAAGCGTTTGGGCTTTCCACCAAGGTTACCGCAACCCGAAAAAACACGGCACATTAGAGTGGATTGCTCTGTCTGAAAAAGACCAAGCTGAGCTTCATGCTCGCATCACTGCAACCGACTTTACTCGTGACATTATCAACAAAACAGCAGAAGAAGTTGCCCCTCGTCAACTGGCAACCATGGCTGCGGAATTCATCAAATCTGTGGCGCCTCAAGGTACAGTTACTGCTCGTATCGTAAAAGATAAAGACCTACTGTCGGAAGGCTGGGAAGGTATCTACGCAGTGGGTCGTGGTTCTGAGCGAACGTCAGCAATGCTGCAACTTGACTACAATCCAACAGGTGATGAAAACGCACCGGTATTTGCATGTTTAGTTGGTAAAGGCATTACCTTTGATTCAGGCGGCTACAGCCTTAAGCCATCAAACTTCATGACGGCAATGAAGGCTGATATGGGCGGTTCAGGTACGATTACTGGTGGTCTTGGTCTCGCTATTCTTCGTGGTCTGAACAAGCGTGTGAAGCTGATTCTTTGTTGTGCTGAGAACATGGTATCTGGTCGTGCGCTTAAACTTGGCGACATCATTACCTACAAAAACGGTAAGACGGTTGAGATCATGAACACCGACGCCGAAGGGCGCTTGGTACTTGCTGATGGTCTTATTTACGCAAGTGAGCAAACCCCAGAGCTCATCATTGACTGTGCAACGCTGACAGGCGCAGCGAAGAACGCACTAGGTAATGATTACCATGCACTAATGAGTTTTGATGACGAGCTTTCTCATCAAGCGCTAACGGCCGCGAACCAAGAGAAAGAAGGTCTGTGGCCACTACCTCTTGCTGATTTCCACCGTGGCATGCTGCCATCAAACTTTGCTGACCTGTCTAACATCAGTTCTGGTGATTACTCTCCTGGTGCGAGCACTGCCGCGGCATTCTTGTCTTACTTCGTTGAAGATTACAAGAAAGGTTGGTTGCATTTTGATTGCGCGGGTACCTACCGTAAGTCAGCGTCAGATAAATGGTCTGCTGGTGCGACAGGTATGGGGGTTCGTACTCTTGCCCGTTTCCTAAACGAACAAGCCACAAAATAA
- the secF gene encoding protein translocase subunit SecF has product MFQILKAENTIGFMRWSKVAFVFSIVMIAASIFTLSTKWLNWGLDFTGGTLIEVGFEQPANLEEIRAALDSKGFGDATVQNFGSARDVMVRLRPRDDMSGETLGNQIIGAIKEGTGESVEMRRIEFVGPNVGDELTEAGGLAILVSLICILIYVSMRFEWRLAAGAVMALAHDIIITLGVFSLMQIEVDLTIVAALLTVVGYSLNDTIVVFDRIRENFRKMRKGEPSDIMDASITQTLSRTLITSGTTLFVVIALFMQGGAMIHGFATALLLGITVGTYSSIYVASALALKLGIQKEHLMPPQVEKEGAEFDEMP; this is encoded by the coding sequence ATGTTTCAAATTCTAAAAGCAGAAAACACGATCGGCTTTATGCGTTGGTCGAAAGTCGCGTTCGTATTCTCTATTGTTATGATCGCAGCTTCTATCTTCACGCTATCAACCAAATGGTTGAACTGGGGCCTAGACTTTACTGGTGGTACGCTTATCGAGGTGGGTTTTGAACAACCTGCAAACCTTGAAGAGATTCGTGCAGCACTAGATTCAAAAGGCTTCGGCGATGCGACAGTACAAAACTTTGGTAGTGCTCGCGATGTAATGGTTCGTCTTCGTCCTCGTGACGATATGTCTGGTGAAACGCTAGGTAACCAAATCATTGGTGCAATCAAAGAAGGCACTGGCGAAAGCGTAGAAATGCGTCGTATTGAATTTGTAGGTCCAAACGTTGGTGATGAGCTAACAGAAGCAGGCGGCCTAGCGATTCTTGTATCGCTGATCTGTATCCTGATCTACGTATCAATGCGATTCGAATGGCGTCTAGCGGCTGGTGCGGTAATGGCACTGGCACACGATATCATTATCACGCTGGGTGTCTTCTCACTGATGCAAATCGAAGTGGACCTAACCATCGTAGCGGCACTACTCACGGTTGTTGGTTACTCGCTCAACGATACCATCGTTGTATTCGACCGGATTCGTGAAAACTTCCGTAAGATGCGTAAGGGCGAACCCTCAGACATCATGGATGCGTCAATCACTCAAACATTGAGCCGTACATTGATTACGTCAGGTACAACCTTGTTCGTAGTAATTGCACTGTTCATGCAAGGTGGTGCGATGATTCACGGTTTCGCAACCGCACTTCTACTAGGTATCACTGTAGGTACTTACTCTTCTATTTACGTAGCATCAGCACTAGCGCTAAAACTGGGTATCCAGAAAGAGCACTTGATGCCACCTCAAGTAGAAAAAGAAGGTGCAGAGTTCGACGAGATGCCATAA
- the hscA gene encoding Fe-S protein assembly chaperone HscA — translation MALLQIAEPGQSSAPHEHKLAAGIDLGTTNSLVASVRSGDAKTLTDDQGRSILPSVVNYTQDSASVGYDAKAKAELEPANTIISVKRLLGRSLKDIQARYPSLPYQFKESDNGLPILQTAQGDKNPIEVSADILKALGKRAEETLGGELAGVVITVPAYFDDAQRAGTKDAAKLAGLHVLRLLNEPTAAAIAYGLDSGQEGVIAVYDLGGGTFDISILRLSKGVFEVLATGGDSALGGDDFDHLLADYLMEQAGLEAPLSAEKNRALLNIATETKIAFSEQDRVDVDVFGWKGSVTREQFEDLIRPLVKKTLMSCRRALKDADVDAEDVLEAVMVGGSTRTLLVREMVGDFFGRKPLTTINPDEVVAIGAGIQADILAGNKPDSEMLLLDVIPLSLGIETMGGLVEKIIPRNTTIPVARAQEFTTFKDGQTAMTVHTVQGEREMVDDCRSLARFSLKGIPPMAAGAAHIRVTYQVDADGLLSVTAMEKSTGVQSEIQVKPSYGLSDNEVANMLRDSMAFAKEDMQARALAEQCVEADRVIEGLIAAMQADGDELLSEQEKQALVKVIEALIELRNGDDVAAIEQGIKDTDKASQDFASRRMDKSIRAALSGQSVNDI, via the coding sequence ATGGCACTACTTCAAATCGCAGAACCGGGCCAAAGCTCGGCACCTCATGAGCATAAGTTAGCAGCGGGTATCGACTTAGGTACCACTAACTCTTTGGTTGCATCAGTTCGAAGCGGCGACGCAAAAACACTGACAGACGACCAAGGCCGTAGCATTTTGCCTTCAGTGGTAAACTACACGCAAGATTCAGCGTCAGTTGGTTACGATGCCAAAGCAAAAGCAGAGCTAGAACCAGCAAACACCATCATCTCGGTAAAACGTCTGCTCGGCCGTTCATTAAAAGACATTCAAGCTCGCTACCCATCTTTGCCTTACCAATTTAAAGAAAGCGACAACGGTCTGCCAATTCTGCAAACCGCTCAAGGTGACAAAAACCCGATTGAAGTGTCCGCCGACATTCTTAAAGCGCTTGGCAAGCGTGCAGAAGAAACGCTAGGTGGTGAATTAGCTGGCGTGGTAATTACTGTTCCAGCTTACTTTGATGACGCTCAACGTGCAGGTACAAAAGACGCGGCGAAATTGGCTGGTCTTCATGTACTACGTCTGCTTAACGAGCCAACAGCGGCTGCGATTGCTTACGGTTTAGATTCTGGCCAAGAAGGCGTTATTGCGGTTTACGACTTGGGTGGTGGTACGTTTGATATCTCTATCCTACGCTTGTCGAAAGGCGTATTTGAAGTATTAGCAACAGGTGGTGACTCGGCGCTAGGTGGTGATGACTTTGACCATCTTTTAGCAGACTACCTGATGGAGCAAGCTGGCTTAGAAGCGCCGCTTTCTGCTGAGAAAAACCGTGCGTTGCTGAACATTGCAACCGAGACGAAAATTGCGTTCTCTGAGCAAGACCGCGTTGATGTTGATGTATTTGGCTGGAAAGGCTCAGTGACTCGTGAGCAGTTCGAAGATTTGATTCGTCCTCTGGTTAAGAAAACGCTGATGTCTTGTCGTCGAGCATTGAAAGATGCAGATGTCGATGCAGAAGATGTACTTGAAGCCGTAATGGTGGGTGGCTCAACACGAACGTTACTTGTTCGCGAAATGGTCGGTGACTTCTTTGGTCGCAAACCGCTTACTACGATCAATCCAGACGAAGTCGTCGCAATCGGTGCCGGTATCCAAGCGGATATTTTGGCAGGTAACAAACCTGATTCTGAAATGCTTCTGCTTGACGTCATCCCATTGTCTCTTGGTATTGAAACCATGGGTGGTCTGGTTGAGAAAATTATTCCTCGTAACACCACAATCCCAGTAGCACGAGCGCAAGAATTTACCACATTTAAAGATGGTCAAACGGCTATGACAGTGCACACCGTTCAAGGTGAACGTGAAATGGTGGACGATTGCCGTTCACTAGCTCGTTTCTCATTGAAAGGCATTCCTCCAATGGCAGCAGGTGCAGCACACATTCGCGTGACTTATCAAGTGGATGCTGACGGTCTATTGTCCGTGACCGCGATGGAGAAAAGCACAGGCGTACAATCTGAGATTCAGGTGAAGCCTTCGTACGGTCTGAGTGATAACGAAGTCGCGAACATGCTACGTGATTCAATGGCGTTTGCGAAAGAAGACATGCAAGCTCGAGCTCTAGCGGAGCAATGTGTTGAAGCTGACCGAGTGATTGAGGGCTTGATTGCGGCAATGCAAGCTGATGGCGATGAATTGCTGTCAGAGCAAGAAAAACAAGCATTAGTTAAAGTTATTGAAGCGTTGATCGAGTTGCGCAATGGCGACGATGTCGCAGCAATCGAACAAGGTATTAAAGACACCGACAAAGCAAGCCAAGACTTTGCGTCGCGACGTATGGATAAATCAATTCGAGCTGCACTGTCTGGTCAGTCAGTTAATGATATATAA